In one window of Octopus sinensis unplaced genomic scaffold, ASM634580v1 Contig15947, whole genome shotgun sequence DNA:
- the LOC115230622 gene encoding histone H2A-like → MSGRGKGGKVKGKSKTRSSRAGLQFPVGRIHRLLRKGNYAQRVGAGAPVYLAAVMEYLAAEVLELAGNAARDNKKSRIIPRHLQLAIRNDEELNKLLSGVTIAQGGVLPNIQAVLLPKKTQKASK, encoded by the coding sequence ATGTCTGGACGTGGTAAAGGAGGAAAAGTAAAGGGAAAGAGCAAGACCCGTTCGTCCCGTGCCGGACTTCAGTTCCCTGTCGGTCGTATCCACCGTCTTCTCCGTAAGGGAAATTATGCCCAACGTGTCGGTGCCGGAGCCCCAGTCTACTTGGCCGCTGTGATGGAATATTTGGCTGCTGAGGTGTTGGAATTGGCAGGAAATGCTGCCAGAGATAACAAGAAATCGAGAATCATTCCCCGTCACTTGCAGTTGGCCATCCGTAACGACGAAGAATTGAACAAACTTTTGTCCGGAGTGACCATCGCCCAGGGTGGTGTTCTTCCCAACATTCAGGCTGTTCTTCTGCCCAAGAAAACCCAGAAGGCTTCTAAGTAA
- the LOC115230621 gene encoding histone H2B, gonadal-like: MPPAPATASKGAKKASKAKTSRPAGDKKRKKKRKESYSIYIYKVMKQVHPDTGISSKAMSIMNSFVNDLFERIASESSRLAHYNKRSTISSREVQTAVRLLLPGELAKHAVSEGTKAVTKYTSSK; this comes from the coding sequence atgccaccagcaccagcaactgCTTCGAAAGGAGCCAAGAAGGCTTCCAAGGCCAAGACCTCTCGCCCTGCCGGGGACAAGAAAcgtaagaagaagaggaaggaaagttATTCCATCTACATCTACAAAGTGATGAAGCAAGTCCACCCGGACACTGGCATCTCCAGCAAAGCTATGTCCATCATGAACAGTTTTGTCAACGATCTGTTCGAAAGAATAGCTTCTGAATCCAGCCGCTTGGCTCACTACAACAAACGTTCGACCATCAGTAGCCGTGAGGTGCAGACTGCTGTCCGTCTTCTCCTTCCTGGTGAGTTGGCCAAACACGCCGTCTCTGAGGGTACCAAGGCCGTCACCAAATACACTAGCAGCAAATAA